A region of Sulfurovum sp. DNA encodes the following proteins:
- the hisB gene encoding imidazoleglycerol-phosphate dehydratase HisB — MIEKRRETKETQISVKVNLYGKGRAKIDTGIGFFDHMLEAFTKHAHIDMEVKCNGDIHIDDHHTVEDVGIVIAQALREVIYPVKSIERFGNATVVMDEASITCDIDLSNRGFLVFELPIGGKVGTFDVELVEEFFRAFTSNLSLTLHLIYNRGKNKHHIIEASFKALAVALRRAVAINENSGIPSTKGVL; from the coding sequence GAGAAAAGACGAGAAACAAAAGAGACACAAATTAGTGTGAAAGTAAACCTTTATGGTAAAGGGAGAGCAAAGATTGATACCGGTATAGGATTTTTTGATCATATGCTTGAAGCTTTTACCAAACATGCACATATTGACATGGAGGTCAAATGTAATGGTGATATACATATTGACGATCATCATACAGTTGAAGATGTGGGGATAGTCATTGCACAGGCACTTCGTGAAGTAATCTATCCAGTTAAAAGCATTGAGCGATTTGGTAATGCAACAGTGGTAATGGATGAAGCAAGCATTACTTGTGATATTGACCTGTCAAACCGTGGTTTTCTCGTCTTTGAGTTACCTATTGGTGGCAAAGTAGGAACATTTGATGTGGAGCTTGTTGAGGAGTTTTTTCGTGCATTTACATCCAATCTTTCGTTGACATTGCACCTTATTTATAATAGAGGTAAAAATAAGCACCATATTATTGAGGCATCATTCAAAGCACTTGCAGTTGCCTTAAGGCGTGCAGTTGCAATCAATGAAAATAGCGGTATTCCAAGTACAAAAGGTGTCTTATGA